A DNA window from Clavibacter sepedonicus contains the following coding sequences:
- a CDS encoding family 1 glycosylhydrolase, which translates to MNHGALRVMAATGTYPTVPDPDPEIGAALVAAHRAAVPVIRRLTGAQVGWTVANQAFVALPGAEREHAALRHRWEGMYLEAAQGDDYIGVQSYTSQSVGRDGAVPHPEDPGNTLTGWAYRPDALGIAIRHTHETLPDVPVIVTENGIATGDDARRIEYTTGALTAMADAIADGIDVRGYCHWSLLDNFEWGRWKPTFGLVAVDRETFVRTPKPSLAWLGASPARTRCDALRA; encoded by the coding sequence ATGAACCACGGGGCGCTCCGCGTCATGGCCGCGACGGGCACCTACCCCACGGTGCCGGATCCCGATCCCGAGATCGGCGCGGCCCTCGTCGCCGCGCACCGGGCCGCCGTCCCGGTCATCCGGCGCCTCACCGGCGCGCAGGTGGGCTGGACGGTCGCCAACCAGGCGTTCGTCGCCCTGCCCGGTGCCGAGCGGGAGCACGCGGCGCTGCGGCACCGTTGGGAGGGCATGTACCTCGAGGCGGCGCAGGGGGACGACTACATCGGGGTGCAGTCGTACACGAGCCAGTCCGTCGGCCGCGACGGCGCTGTGCCGCATCCCGAGGATCCGGGCAACACGCTGACCGGCTGGGCCTACCGTCCGGACGCGCTGGGGATCGCGATCCGCCACACGCACGAGACGCTCCCCGACGTGCCCGTCATCGTGACGGAGAACGGGATCGCCACGGGGGACGACGCCCGCCGCATCGAGTACACGACGGGGGCGCTCACGGCCATGGCCGATGCCATCGCGGACGGCATCGACGTGCGCGGGTACTGCCACTGGAGCCTGCTGGACAACTTCGAGTGGGGCCGCTGGAAGCCCACCTTCGGCCTCGTGGCCGTCGATCGGGAGACGTTCGTGCGCACGCCGAAGCCGAGCCTCGCGTGGTTGGGGGCATCGCCCGCGCGAACGCGGTGTGACGCCCTCCGGGCATGA
- a CDS encoding beta-glucosidase, with protein sequence MEETRPHDPREDRIAGLSRLPLERKAALVSGRSFWETEAIEEIGLPPVVLADGTYGLRHQSGQHDHLAMFESDPATCFPPGVAVGSSWDPELAARLGHAIGREARAQGVDIVLGPGINIKRSPLCGRNFEYYSEDPLLAGVLGASFTRGLQAEGPGVSVKHFAANNQETNRQTISADVDERTLREIYLPAFERVVTEASPATVMSAYNKINGIPSAENRWLLTDLLREEWGFTGAVVSDWNAITDRVAALAAGLDLDMPGGSGAFDDDIVAAVRSGALREEDLDASVARIARLARYRSTAPVSTAPVDVDYARHHVIARELAAECAVLLRNEGDVLPLGPGLRVAVIGQFAEEPRYQGGGSAHVHPTRIDTPLEEIRDLAMQDGVSVAYARGFRTDVAGDDALASSAVEEARRSDVAIVFAGLDERAESEGIDRADMDLPRDQVELILAVAEAAPRTVVVLANGGVVSLEGWHDAVDGILEGFLLGQGGGHALAEILFGRVNPSGHLAETIPFRLDDHPSSLNFPGEQGSVRYGEGVMVGYRYFPTFGRAVRYPFGHGLSYTTFSTGEPRIEVVGADSVLVRVDVANTGARAGKHVVQVYVGTDAGPVRRPSRELRAFDKVHLQPGETRTVELELPRRAFAYWDVLRGGWIVSPGEYRIQVAADAETVLHEVAVELAGDVAETELTMDTAMGVWFEHPRLGARVIEVLGLTDDAVSPEHMAMMASMTMRQFGAISGMELPQDALDEIMAASRPT encoded by the coding sequence ATGGAAGAGACACGACCCCACGATCCCCGGGAGGACCGGATCGCCGGGCTGAGCCGGCTGCCCCTTGAGCGCAAGGCGGCGCTCGTGTCGGGCAGGAGCTTCTGGGAGACCGAGGCCATCGAGGAGATCGGCCTCCCGCCGGTCGTCCTCGCGGACGGGACCTACGGCCTGCGTCACCAGTCCGGGCAGCACGACCATCTCGCCATGTTCGAGAGCGACCCCGCGACGTGCTTCCCGCCCGGAGTCGCCGTCGGCTCCAGCTGGGATCCGGAGCTGGCGGCCCGGCTCGGGCACGCGATCGGACGCGAGGCACGGGCGCAGGGCGTGGACATCGTCCTCGGACCCGGGATCAACATCAAGCGCTCCCCGCTGTGCGGGCGCAACTTCGAGTACTACTCGGAGGACCCGCTGCTCGCCGGGGTGCTCGGAGCCTCCTTCACCCGAGGTCTGCAGGCTGAGGGACCGGGGGTCTCCGTCAAGCACTTCGCGGCGAACAACCAGGAGACGAACCGGCAGACGATCAGTGCCGACGTCGACGAGCGGACGCTGCGGGAGATCTACCTGCCCGCCTTCGAGCGGGTCGTCACGGAGGCGTCGCCGGCGACCGTCATGTCCGCGTACAACAAGATCAACGGGATCCCCTCCGCGGAGAACCGGTGGCTGCTCACCGACCTCCTCCGCGAGGAGTGGGGCTTCACGGGCGCCGTCGTCTCCGACTGGAACGCCATCACCGACCGGGTCGCCGCCCTCGCTGCGGGCCTCGACCTCGACATGCCCGGGGGCAGCGGTGCCTTCGACGACGACATCGTCGCCGCCGTCCGCTCCGGCGCCCTCCGGGAGGAGGACCTGGACGCCAGCGTCGCGCGCATCGCCCGGCTGGCCCGCTACCGCTCGACGGCACCCGTCTCGACGGCACCCGTCGACGTGGACTACGCGCGTCATCACGTCATCGCGAGAGAGCTCGCGGCGGAGTGCGCCGTCCTCCTCCGCAACGAGGGCGACGTGCTCCCGCTGGGACCCGGCCTGCGCGTGGCGGTCATCGGGCAGTTCGCCGAGGAGCCCCGGTACCAGGGGGGAGGAAGCGCGCACGTGCACCCGACCCGGATCGACACCCCGCTCGAGGAGATCCGCGACCTGGCCATGCAGGACGGCGTCTCCGTCGCGTACGCCCGGGGCTTCCGGACGGACGTCGCCGGGGACGACGCGCTCGCCTCGTCCGCCGTCGAGGAGGCGCGTCGGTCCGACGTGGCCATCGTGTTCGCCGGGCTGGACGAGCGCGCCGAGTCGGAGGGGATCGACCGTGCGGACATGGACCTCCCCCGCGATCAGGTCGAGCTCATCCTGGCCGTCGCGGAAGCCGCCCCGCGGACCGTGGTCGTGCTCGCCAACGGGGGCGTGGTGTCGCTCGAGGGCTGGCACGATGCCGTCGACGGGATCCTCGAGGGGTTCCTGCTCGGCCAGGGCGGCGGCCACGCGCTCGCCGAGATCCTCTTCGGGCGCGTGAACCCCTCCGGGCACCTGGCGGAGACGATCCCGTTCCGCCTCGATGACCACCCCTCGAGCCTCAACTTCCCCGGGGAGCAGGGGAGCGTCCGGTACGGGGAGGGCGTCATGGTCGGGTACCGCTACTTCCCGACGTTCGGCAGGGCCGTCCGGTACCCGTTCGGCCATGGTCTCTCCTACACGACCTTCTCGACGGGCGAGCCCCGGATCGAGGTCGTCGGCGCCGATTCGGTCCTCGTCCGGGTGGACGTGGCGAACACCGGCGCCCGCGCCGGCAAGCACGTCGTCCAGGTCTACGTGGGGACGGACGCCGGACCCGTGCGGCGCCCGTCGCGGGAGCTGCGCGCCTTCGACAAGGTGCACCTGCAGCCCGGCGAGACGCGGACGGTCGAGCTGGAGCTGCCCCGTCGCGCGTTCGCCTACTGGGACGTGCTCCGAGGCGGGTGGATCGTGAGCCCCGGCGAGTACCGGATCCAGGTGGCCGCCGACGCGGAGACGGTCCTCCACGAGGTCGCCGTCGAGCTGGCCGGCGACGTGGCCGAGACGGAGCTCACCATGGACACCGCCATGGGCGTGTGGTTCGAGCACCCCCGGTTGGGCGCGCGTGTCATCGAGGTCCTGGGCCTCACTGACGACGCGGTGTCCCCGGAGCACATGGCGATGATGGCGTCCATGACGATGCGGCAGTTCGGCGCGATCTCGGGCATGGAGCTGCCGCAGGACGCCCTCGACGAGATCATGGCCGCCAGCCGACCCACCTGA
- a CDS encoding MFS transporter gives MTPAPSSPDQNPAQILPNAAEAVADYVLDELEGSGPPPAAEPARVGLGFILIYMFSYFGLNLVMLMPALFSLAYKVQLIDPDNRNVSLGLVLGLGGIIGLVGGPVAGVLSDATRLRWGRRRPWLVGGVVISALGGLVLAAAPNVPVMILGWAVAQLAVAVISAGFNPILAEFVPTEQRGRLGALGGLSAAFAGVGASLLGSFLTGNIFFLFLLPPAVFALGVLILVLLLKERAAPADTLVPSIADVFKGFYFDPRKHRDFAFVFLGKFLLQFGFTFFSTYQLYFLLDRLGYTPEKAGRNLAVAGGVSLLALMVFAVLGGFLSDKLRRRKPFIYGAALLIAGGLVWVSLAPDLNSFIIGGALLSAGTGAFTSVDLAMATDLLPEKDKAGKYMAIYYMSSGIPGIIAPIVAPVVLAIGGGDNYSLLFIFGGMLGLGTIITTSRIRGVR, from the coding sequence GTGACCCCCGCACCTTCCTCACCCGATCAGAACCCCGCGCAGATCCTGCCGAACGCCGCCGAGGCCGTCGCCGACTACGTCCTCGACGAGCTCGAGGGCAGCGGGCCGCCGCCTGCCGCTGAGCCGGCGCGCGTCGGCCTGGGCTTCATCCTCATCTACATGTTCAGCTACTTCGGTCTGAACCTCGTGATGCTGATGCCCGCCCTCTTCAGCCTCGCCTACAAGGTCCAGCTCATCGACCCGGACAACCGCAACGTGAGCCTCGGCCTCGTGTTGGGTCTCGGCGGCATCATCGGCCTCGTCGGCGGCCCGGTCGCCGGCGTGCTGAGCGACGCGACCCGGCTGAGGTGGGGGCGCCGCCGGCCGTGGCTCGTGGGTGGAGTCGTGATCTCCGCGCTGGGTGGACTTGTCCTCGCCGCCGCGCCGAACGTGCCCGTGATGATCCTGGGCTGGGCGGTCGCCCAGCTCGCGGTGGCCGTGATCAGCGCCGGCTTCAACCCGATCCTCGCGGAGTTCGTGCCCACTGAGCAGCGCGGGCGCCTGGGCGCGCTCGGCGGCCTCTCCGCGGCGTTCGCCGGCGTAGGGGCAAGCCTGCTCGGCAGCTTCCTGACGGGCAACATCTTCTTCCTCTTCCTGCTCCCCCCTGCCGTCTTCGCCCTGGGGGTGCTCATCCTGGTGCTGCTCCTCAAGGAGCGGGCTGCTCCCGCGGACACCCTCGTGCCGTCCATCGCCGACGTCTTCAAGGGCTTCTACTTCGATCCCCGGAAGCACCGTGACTTCGCCTTCGTGTTCCTCGGGAAGTTCCTGCTGCAGTTCGGCTTCACGTTCTTCAGCACCTACCAGCTCTACTTCCTGCTCGATCGACTCGGGTACACGCCGGAGAAAGCCGGCCGGAACCTGGCCGTCGCCGGAGGCGTCAGCCTCCTGGCCCTCATGGTCTTCGCGGTCCTGGGCGGCTTCCTGTCCGACAAGCTCCGCCGACGCAAGCCCTTCATCTACGGCGCGGCGCTGCTCATCGCCGGCGGCCTGGTGTGGGTCTCGCTAGCCCCGGACCTCAACAGCTTCATCATCGGCGGCGCCCTCCTCAGCGCAGGGACGGGTGCGTTCACCTCCGTGGACCTCGCCATGGCGACGGACCTCCTCCCGGAGAAGGACAAGGCGGGCAAGTACATGGCCATCTACTACATGTCATCCGGCATCCCGGGGATCATCGCCCCCATCGTCGCCCCCGTCGTCCTCGCCATCGGCGGAGGAGACAACTACTCGCTGCTCTTCATCTTCGGCGGCATGCTCGGGCTCGGGACCATCATCACCACCTCGCGGATCCGCGGAGTCCGCTGA
- a CDS encoding glycoside hydrolase family 3 N-terminal domain-containing protein — translation MSTDPDHRDTRLDTVDRVRDLLARMTLEEKAAQITCPFGTAVDVHTPPEAGWGTATAALLSLGALPRDAARKGDALQRAHVEGTRLGIPVLLAEEALIGLKVRGATTFPDAIAQAATWDAPLIRTVASRIGLQMSRMGIRQALSPLADVARDPRWGRVEETYGEEPYLVGTMASAFVDGLQTADPERPLIATLKHFIGYGASDGGRNTDVAHMGAHELREVYALPFEMAIHLGGARGVMPAYNSIDGVPVTGSRALLRGLLRDELGFDGLITSDLEAVSQLSTKHATAPDAAHAFAQALRAGVNADLDNKVSGGVIVAAVRDGVLTVAELDDAVGGILRAKLEIGLLDQPYIDLDAVPESLDSDEDRALARLVAERSAILLRNEAVDGTPVLPLPSTPQWIAVIGPNAHRPMGQLGNYSYQVLDSMTQRFAEAANPQARISADLDTGADGAELLVESVPVVTFLEGIRARAHEGSSVVYARGCPVSSEDRSGIAEAVETARTADVAVLVVGDQAGIGAYGTVGEGIDSATCELPGIQRELVEAVVATGTPTVVVLSHGRPYVLGWMAETVPAIVSSFFGGEEAGPAVASVLFGDVNPAGRLPIAMLESVGAAPLPYWRTLMPDSYADGSTRAVFPFGHGLSYTAFEYRDLAVESDEVPTDGSVRLSFTVVNVGERSGDEVVQVYGRDMVGRTTRRGRVLVGYERVALEAGAAVRVSIDVPASVFALWDATDGWVVEPGLIRFYVGPSSAVSALQAKVVLTGGEARPGRDRALVSTIRSNPVDPDAATGPARAIDLASVVPVTAESTVREWLDHPVGGPELRAALGGVEEDMLADAFGLSLERMAFYSQGAIPGSLVDDLVERVRVAHVGS, via the coding sequence ATGAGCACCGACCCCGACCACCGCGACACCCGTCTGGACACCGTAGACCGGGTGCGGGACCTCCTCGCCCGCATGACGCTCGAGGAGAAGGCCGCCCAGATCACGTGCCCGTTCGGCACCGCGGTCGACGTCCACACCCCGCCGGAGGCCGGCTGGGGCACGGCCACCGCGGCCCTGTTATCGCTCGGAGCGCTGCCCCGGGACGCGGCGCGGAAGGGCGACGCGCTGCAGCGGGCGCACGTGGAGGGCACCCGCCTCGGCATCCCCGTCCTGCTCGCCGAGGAGGCGCTCATCGGGCTCAAGGTCCGCGGAGCCACGACCTTCCCGGACGCCATCGCGCAGGCCGCCACCTGGGACGCGCCGCTCATCCGGACGGTCGCGTCGCGCATCGGCCTGCAGATGTCCCGCATGGGCATCCGCCAGGCGCTGTCCCCGCTCGCGGACGTGGCCCGGGATCCGCGCTGGGGCCGGGTCGAGGAGACGTACGGCGAGGAGCCCTACCTCGTCGGCACCATGGCCAGCGCGTTCGTGGACGGGCTGCAGACGGCGGATCCGGAGCGCCCGCTGATCGCCACCCTCAAGCACTTCATCGGCTACGGGGCGAGCGACGGCGGCCGCAACACCGACGTCGCGCACATGGGCGCCCACGAGCTCCGCGAGGTCTACGCGCTGCCCTTCGAGATGGCCATCCACCTCGGCGGCGCCCGCGGCGTCATGCCGGCGTACAACTCCATCGACGGCGTGCCCGTCACCGGTTCCCGGGCGCTGCTCCGGGGGCTCCTCCGCGACGAGCTCGGCTTCGACGGCCTCATCACCTCCGACCTGGAGGCGGTGTCGCAGCTGTCCACCAAGCACGCCACCGCCCCGGATGCCGCCCATGCGTTCGCTCAGGCGCTGCGCGCCGGCGTCAACGCCGACCTCGACAACAAGGTCTCCGGGGGCGTCATCGTGGCCGCGGTGCGCGACGGCGTGCTCACGGTGGCGGAGCTGGACGACGCGGTCGGCGGGATCCTCCGCGCGAAGCTGGAGATCGGGCTCCTCGATCAGCCGTACATCGACCTCGACGCCGTACCCGAGTCCCTCGACTCGGACGAGGACCGGGCGCTCGCCCGCCTCGTCGCGGAGCGGTCCGCCATCCTCCTGCGCAACGAGGCCGTCGACGGCACCCCGGTGCTCCCGCTGCCGTCGACGCCCCAGTGGATCGCCGTCATCGGCCCGAACGCCCACCGGCCGATGGGGCAGCTGGGGAACTACAGCTACCAGGTGCTCGACAGCATGACGCAGCGCTTCGCCGAGGCCGCCAACCCGCAGGCGCGCATCAGCGCGGACCTCGACACCGGGGCGGACGGCGCGGAGCTCCTCGTGGAGTCCGTGCCCGTCGTCACGTTCCTCGAGGGCATCCGCGCGCGGGCGCACGAGGGCTCCTCCGTCGTGTACGCCCGCGGCTGCCCCGTGAGCTCCGAGGACCGCTCGGGCATCGCCGAGGCCGTCGAGACCGCCCGCACGGCCGACGTCGCCGTCCTCGTCGTCGGCGACCAGGCCGGCATCGGCGCGTACGGCACGGTCGGCGAGGGCATCGACAGCGCCACCTGCGAGCTCCCCGGCATCCAGCGCGAGCTCGTGGAGGCTGTCGTCGCCACCGGTACCCCCACGGTCGTCGTCCTCAGCCACGGGCGGCCCTATGTGCTCGGCTGGATGGCCGAGACGGTGCCCGCCATCGTCTCGTCGTTCTTCGGCGGCGAGGAGGCGGGCCCGGCCGTCGCCTCCGTGCTCTTCGGCGACGTGAACCCCGCCGGGCGGCTGCCCATCGCGATGCTGGAGTCCGTCGGAGCGGCACCGCTACCCTACTGGCGCACGCTGATGCCGGACAGCTACGCCGACGGATCCACGCGCGCGGTGTTCCCCTTCGGGCACGGCCTCAGCTACACGGCCTTCGAGTACCGCGACCTGGCGGTCGAGTCCGACGAGGTGCCGACCGACGGTTCCGTCCGACTCTCCTTCACCGTCGTGAACGTCGGTGAGCGCTCCGGCGACGAGGTGGTGCAGGTCTACGGCCGCGACATGGTCGGCCGCACGACGCGACGCGGACGCGTGCTCGTCGGCTACGAGCGCGTCGCACTCGAGGCGGGTGCGGCCGTGCGCGTGTCGATCGACGTCCCGGCGAGCGTGTTCGCCCTCTGGGACGCGACGGACGGCTGGGTGGTGGAACCGGGGTTGATCCGCTTCTACGTGGGACCGTCGTCGGCCGTCTCCGCCCTGCAGGCGAAGGTCGTGCTCACGGGCGGGGAGGCCCGTCCCGGACGTGACCGCGCGCTCGTGAGCACCATCCGGTCGAACCCCGTCGACCCCGACGCCGCCACAGGGCCCGCGCGCGCGATCGACCTCGCATCCGTGGTGCCCGTGACCGCGGAGAGCACCGTCCGCGAGTGGCTGGACCACCCCGTCGGCGGTCCCGAGCTGCGGGCCGCGCTCGGCGGCGTGGAGGAGGACATGCTCGCCGACGCGTTCGGCCTGTCGTTGGAGCGGATGGCCTTCTACAGCCAGGGCGCCATCCCCGGTTCCCTCGTGGACGACCTCGTCGAGCGGGTGCGCGTAGCGCATGTCGGATCCTGA
- a CDS encoding LacI family DNA-binding transcriptional regulator — MATSADVAQHAGLSRSTVSQILNGREHLFLEETVTRVRAAAAELGYRPSMAGRTLARGTSDIVITLIPDITFNARLRELIDAVTRGLAEAGLTNLLRFVGSDDSLDSLEDAILRLKPFGVVSLAYLSDEQQERVLARGVRLVAQSAALQAAIDESFGRLQAEHLAASGYTTLAAVLPVSAREESFAAPREAGVRAWAREAGIDVIPTRHVTMERGGAFDAIRDLPAGPVGFAAYNDEVAAALLGAAISQGIDVPRRLGIIGIDNSPIARSSTPSITTVDYDIEFSGVEIVEDILGRGPGRDVLDPAREVQQRLRVIAGETTLPPRV; from the coding sequence ATGGCAACGAGCGCCGACGTCGCGCAACACGCGGGTCTGTCCCGGTCGACCGTGAGTCAGATCCTCAACGGACGGGAGCACCTGTTCCTCGAGGAGACCGTCACCCGGGTCCGCGCGGCCGCGGCGGAGCTCGGCTACCGCCCCTCCATGGCGGGCCGCACGCTCGCCCGCGGGACCAGCGACATCGTCATCACCCTGATCCCCGACATCACGTTCAACGCCCGCCTGCGCGAGCTCATCGACGCGGTCACCCGTGGGCTCGCCGAAGCCGGTCTCACGAACCTGCTCCGATTCGTCGGCTCTGACGACTCGTTGGACTCGCTGGAGGACGCGATCCTGAGGCTCAAGCCGTTCGGGGTGGTCAGCCTCGCGTACCTCAGCGACGAGCAGCAGGAGCGCGTGCTGGCCCGCGGGGTGCGGCTCGTCGCCCAGTCCGCCGCCCTGCAGGCCGCCATCGACGAGTCCTTCGGCCGGCTCCAGGCAGAGCACCTGGCCGCGAGCGGGTACACCACGCTCGCCGCCGTGCTCCCGGTGTCGGCCCGGGAGGAGTCGTTCGCCGCACCGCGGGAGGCGGGCGTGCGGGCGTGGGCCCGGGAGGCCGGGATCGACGTGATCCCGACGCGTCACGTCACCATGGAGCGGGGCGGGGCCTTCGATGCGATCCGCGACCTCCCCGCCGGCCCGGTCGGCTTCGCGGCGTACAACGACGAGGTGGCCGCCGCCCTCCTCGGAGCGGCGATCAGCCAGGGGATCGACGTACCGCGCCGCCTCGGCATCATCGGCATCGACAACTCCCCCATCGCGCGCTCGTCGACACCGTCGATCACGACGGTGGACTACGACATCGAGTTCAGCGGCGTGGAGATAGTCGAGGACATCCTCGGCCGCGGGCCCGGCAGGGACGTGCTCGACCCCGCGCGCGAGGTCCAGCAGCGCCTCCGCGTCATCGCCGGCGAGACGACCCTGCCCCCTCGGGTCTGA
- a CDS encoding glycoside hydrolase family 2 TIM barrel-domain containing protein, whose amino-acid sequence MTRMPFNTGWSHRRKTSIFADVQGQAAAGSAVRLPHDALIGLERRADAPSGAAGAFFPDGAFEYRKAFDVPSEWSEKHVSIEFEGVYRDAMVYVNGAFAAQRPNGYASFVVDLDAHLAYGEENTIRVDARVHDDSRWYTGAGIYREVHLRVSGRVHVVEQGGLRITTPDVDDRRAVVQVETQLRNTGLRTVTVEVASEAVTPDGRVVGTGTSPITLLPRISGVVRQRLYVAEPERWSVDRPALHTIRTSVRRDGEELDARETTFGIRTLQLDPDHGLRINGETVKLRGACIHHDNGILGAATFADAEERRVVLLKAAGFNAIRSSHNPMSAAMLDACDRHGMLVMDETFDMWSESKSPFDYSLAFPEWWERDVEAMVADDINHPSVIMYSIGNEIPETGNPIGSGWGRLLAERIRELDDTRFITNGINGFVSALTEVTAMMEEAMAAAASVATAPSDGAEGDGGVNALMGDGDAFMDQVAVSPLVTAAIAESFALLDVVGLNYGDARYEMERRDHPGRIVVGTETFPSRIDANWRLVTDNPHVIGDFTWSGWDYLGEVGVGRVKYEGESTGFDGEYPWLTSWSADLDMTGHRRPMSYYRETVFGLRSTPFIAVRRPENHGRAFTLGQWSWTDAIESWSWDAEEGTPMILEVYSDADEIELLLDGEVHARVQVGGRRRFVADFELPYRRGTLTAVAFTGGVETGRADLRSASDDVVLAVRAERETVGTGDGALSFVEIELRDREGALANHRDRPVTVQVDGPGSLVALGSGRPLTTERFDGDTHGTYDGRVLAVVRPDGEGDLHVTVTAPELAPVTVRVRAEASMSTDTKENP is encoded by the coding sequence ATGACCCGCATGCCCTTCAACACCGGCTGGTCTCACCGCCGCAAGACCAGCATCTTTGCCGACGTGCAGGGGCAGGCGGCCGCCGGCTCAGCCGTGCGCCTCCCCCACGACGCCCTCATCGGCCTCGAACGCCGCGCGGATGCTCCGAGCGGTGCCGCGGGAGCGTTCTTCCCGGACGGCGCCTTCGAGTACCGGAAGGCCTTCGACGTCCCCTCCGAGTGGAGCGAGAAGCACGTCTCGATCGAGTTCGAGGGCGTGTACCGCGACGCGATGGTCTACGTGAACGGCGCATTTGCCGCACAGCGCCCCAACGGCTACGCGAGCTTCGTCGTCGACCTCGACGCGCACCTCGCGTACGGCGAGGAGAACACGATCCGCGTCGATGCCCGCGTGCACGACGACTCCCGCTGGTACACCGGTGCGGGGATCTACCGCGAGGTGCACCTCCGGGTCTCCGGCCGGGTCCACGTCGTCGAGCAGGGCGGGCTCCGCATCACGACTCCCGACGTGGACGATCGGCGCGCCGTCGTCCAGGTCGAGACGCAGCTGCGGAACACGGGCCTCCGCACCGTGACGGTCGAGGTCGCGAGCGAGGCCGTCACGCCCGACGGGCGCGTCGTCGGCACCGGGACGAGCCCCATCACGCTCCTCCCGCGGATATCGGGCGTCGTGCGCCAACGGCTCTACGTGGCCGAGCCGGAGCGATGGAGCGTCGACCGCCCTGCCCTGCACACGATCCGCACCTCGGTGCGCCGTGACGGCGAGGAGCTGGACGCTCGGGAGACGACCTTCGGCATCCGCACGCTGCAGCTCGACCCGGATCATGGGCTGCGCATCAACGGCGAGACGGTGAAGCTGCGCGGCGCGTGCATCCACCACGACAACGGGATCCTGGGCGCGGCGACCTTCGCCGACGCCGAGGAGCGCCGCGTGGTGCTCCTCAAGGCGGCGGGATTCAACGCGATCCGCAGCAGCCACAACCCGATGAGCGCCGCGATGCTCGACGCCTGCGACCGCCACGGGATGCTCGTCATGGACGAGACGTTCGACATGTGGAGCGAGTCGAAGTCGCCCTTCGACTACTCCCTCGCCTTCCCGGAGTGGTGGGAGCGCGACGTCGAGGCGATGGTCGCCGATGACATCAACCACCCGAGCGTGATCATGTACTCGATCGGCAATGAGATCCCCGAGACGGGCAACCCGATCGGCAGCGGCTGGGGGCGCCTGCTCGCCGAGAGGATCCGGGAGCTCGACGACACGCGCTTCATCACGAACGGCATCAACGGGTTCGTCTCCGCCCTCACCGAGGTCACGGCGATGATGGAGGAGGCCATGGCGGCCGCCGCATCCGTCGCGACGGCCCCCTCCGACGGAGCCGAGGGCGACGGCGGGGTGAACGCCCTGATGGGCGACGGCGACGCCTTCATGGACCAGGTGGCGGTGTCCCCCCTGGTCACGGCGGCCATCGCGGAGTCCTTCGCGTTGCTCGACGTCGTCGGCCTCAACTACGGCGACGCCCGCTACGAGATGGAACGGCGCGATCACCCCGGCCGCATCGTCGTCGGGACCGAGACCTTCCCCTCCCGGATCGACGCGAACTGGCGGCTCGTGACCGACAACCCGCACGTCATCGGCGACTTCACCTGGTCCGGCTGGGACTACCTCGGTGAGGTGGGCGTCGGCCGGGTGAAGTACGAGGGCGAGTCGACCGGGTTCGACGGCGAGTACCCGTGGCTCACCTCGTGGTCCGCCGATCTCGACATGACCGGGCATCGACGACCCATGTCCTACTACCGGGAGACGGTGTTCGGCCTCCGCTCCACCCCGTTCATCGCGGTCCGCCGCCCCGAGAACCACGGCCGCGCGTTCACCCTCGGCCAGTGGAGCTGGACGGACGCGATCGAGAGCTGGAGCTGGGACGCCGAGGAGGGCACGCCCATGATCCTCGAGGTGTACAGCGACGCCGACGAGATCGAGCTGCTGCTGGACGGCGAGGTCCACGCCCGCGTGCAGGTCGGAGGACGCCGGCGCTTCGTCGCGGACTTCGAGCTGCCGTACCGCCGCGGCACGTTGACGGCCGTGGCGTTTACCGGCGGCGTGGAGACCGGTCGCGCCGATCTGCGCTCCGCGTCCGACGACGTCGTGCTCGCGGTCCGCGCGGAGCGCGAGACCGTCGGCACCGGGGACGGGGCCCTCTCCTTCGTCGAGATCGAGCTGCGTGACCGTGAGGGCGCTCTCGCGAACCACCGCGACCGCCCCGTGACCGTCCAGGTGGACGGCCCGGGTTCGCTCGTCGCGCTCGGCAGCGGCCGCCCACTTACCACGGAGCGCTTCGACGGCGACACGCACGGCACCTACGACGGACGCGTGCTCGCCGTCGTGCGCCCCGACGGCGAGGGTGACCTCCACGTCACCGTCACAGCGCCGGAGCTCGCCCCGGTCACCGTGCGCGTTCGAGCCGAAGCATCCATGAGCACTGACACGAAGGAGAACCCATGA